The genomic stretch ACAGGCCAAGGAAACACGTGGGTGAACTTGGGTGTTCCTCATGCCACGAACCTACTTGCACAATACCACAGAATTTCTGCCTTCTATTTGACGCATGAGAACCTCTCACTTAAGCATATGCAGTGTACATACCTGATCTAATGTCATGATCCAGACCTGCTACTTTAATGATGGCATTGGCAATGCCTTGTTTAGTGTCTTTGTCCCTGATAACACCTTTTATTCCTCTGTGCACCTGTATGAGGTAAAAGGTCACAGTGGGGTCATGGCGTCATGCAAAGGTAAGACAGCCAAAGCTTTGGGCACTGACCTGCTCCATGTAGAGGAGTAAGGACTCTTTGTTATTCTCCCATTCAGTAGGAAGCTCACTGGCATGAGGGAACTTATCGCATGACAACTCCACCGTCACCTCGAAACAGTTAGTATGCAGGTAGCTGAAGTCATTCATACCTACAGACAGAAATCTGAAATTATTATGGGTCAAATGCCACAGTTACAACTCAATGAATATGCTAGAAGAAAGAAAGCTGAAAACACTGAATAACGGCTGATGTGGGTGCAATGTGAGTTTTCTCACTTCCTGGTACTGTGTGCCAGTCAGCTCCATTAATAATGTTGTTGTATTGCTGGAAGTCTTCGTAATGGCAGATTCTGCGATCGGGGTTTGCCATTACCAGATTGGTGGACGCATAGACAGCTGCCAACCAACGAAAGAAGTCGTTATCTGCGGTAGGCGTGTCCTGCTGTGGGATCCAGTCCCGTGTGCAGTCGTAGGGGTATGTAACCACCAGCTCTCCGCCATGCAGGTTAGCACTCAGGACAAATGGAATGTCCTGCATCCAGCTTATTACCGCACGTGTCTCTGGAGCAACCTTATAAACACACGAGAGACTTTTATCTTGCATCAGAATTAATCTAAAACTAATAAACTTTTAATAGTTAAACGAAGACAAAGAAGAAAGTGGGAAACTCAGAGTGTCAGTAAGAAAAGATACTAAACCATGACCTAACCACTAAACACAGCATGTCTCACTGAGCTAAAACTATGCTTTAAAACCTTTACTCTCATAGATCAAAGAAATTATTTTGTGCATGCTTGCCAGTGAGTGATTCCACACTGTGTATTACTTTCCCAGCAGTGTAATTTTTTGTGGGGGGCCTGGTTCAGGGAGATTCAACTGAGAGGAAATGCTCACATTCTTTAGAGATATGCTTGTGCCTGATTCTCCAGTAGGGTTGTGCGATATTGGCAAAATAATCATACCTTggagcagagccggagtggctaatcgggagattcgggaggatacccgatgggccggctcatgtcgatctctagtttgggccgattgggaggggaaaataattttgggctggatttgggcatgaaactcccggtctgaaaaaggggcccactccgacCCTGCCTCGGAATTTAAGATAAATACCTAAATAACGATTTCAATATGACTATAGTTTTACATTGGATATTTTAAATGATGAATAAATAACAAATTAGGGCTTACTTTCATGCCAAGaaatggcgtgtgtgtgtgacacatacGGTAGCGTTAGTGGTGGTGTAATACTCTGGCATGGCTATGTAGTGGTTGCTGACACGCTTCTTGTCAGTGGCCAGTTCCTGAGCATCCCACATGATGTTGTTGAGGTCAGGGAAATTATGGTTCAAGTCAATGCCCTCAAAGCTGTAGCGCCCTAAACTCCAGCCAGACAGCTCAGAACcctaagatacacacacacacacacacacaaatcatttAACACGAAACTATATTTTTGTAGAGTACTAGAATCTACATTATGTTGGTCTGTCTGTAGCACAGCAGTACTAACTAGCAGATCTTTAAGTTTGCACTCATCACAGTATTTGTTTTCAGCATCTTCTAGATCTTTCCGTTGTATTATGACAGTCTCTATATTTCCATTCAGGTTCACCTTCTGATAAGCTGCCTCGTAGCCGTCAGGGTTCATGGAAGGTAAGAGATGGATACGAGTGTTCTTCACCAGCTGCACTATTCGCTGATTACTTCGCCTGTACTCATGACAGATGTACTGCATGAGGTTGAGCACTAGTTCCCGACCCAGAACCTCGTTGCCATGCATCCCAGCAACATAACGGAACTCGGGCTCACCTGTACACAAGAAACACAACAGAACTgaggctcacctgcacaaacgaaTCACAACCGAACTctggctcacctgcacaaacaaaacacaaccgAACTctggctcacctgcacaaacgaaACACAACCGAACTctggctcacctgcacaaacaaaaCATATCTGTGCAGGTGATCTGGCTGATGGCCACATTTTGGCTTATTTACATATAAAAAAGGCGCCGGCTCGATGGCTCAGAAATGTTTTCAAACTTTCGTTTGCACTGTTCATAATTTTTCCTTGCAAAGGAAGCAGTAAAACCTTATCTTGTTTTTAAAGTGTGTTTTTCAGAGCGTCTTCCCTCACGTCTGGGCTAATCTGCAGAGGTTTAGTTTGGCTGAGGCGCTAATAAAAAACAGATGGTGACAAAAACATCACAGCAATGCACGAGGCATGACTGAAATCCTCTGAAACAAATATATCTTTCAGAACATCTGTATTAAGCAGGTGTCCTGAGGAGGCCACGGGAAAGGGCCTCTAACAAACACCATAAGCTTGGGGAAGCATGTATGGTATAATGCAACAACTCAACTAATTCACACCCATCCAAAATGTCCTATATGtatttaattaaaattttattaaaataattatacTCGACAGTCCATGCGTTCCCTATTTATAACAACGACCAAGTAGAACTCACTTACCCAGTTCGTGTTTTCCAGGGTTATCTGAAATCTCCATGACATAGAGTTTAAGCCCAGTGTAACTCTTCCCAATAGTGTAGATACGTGTGATGTCAGGACACTCCTTGTTCACCGCCTTAAATAACTACACAGAGAACACCAGATCTTGTTTTGGGTGCACACATTTTCAAGACAAATACATCAGATCAGAAAGACTTTTAAAAGCTCAGAACACATAAAAACAAGAATTAAAGCTCTCTCACCTTTCTCATCTCATTGTAATTATGGTGTCTGAAATCTAATTTGTCTGTAGAACCCCTCTTTTCCTCCCAAGGGTATTCATGGTCAGGATCTAAGTgtgtttgtacacacacacatacacataaaaagAGCAGTTGCTATGTTATCATTAAATACTTCTTTACAGATTCATCTCTGATTAACAGATCCCCAGTACTGTAATGTAGAACCTGTTATGGGGCAGCCCAGGATTTCTGCCCTAAGGCAGATGGTGCCGTTTCTGAACCAGCTTTGTGGATTGATGCGGATGAACTGGGCCAGCGAAGGCACAGGAAACAGAGCCAGCACTGGGGTCTCCTGGTCCTGATTTcctacaaacacctacacagGAAAAGTCTAACTCCTACAAAACCGTACGTGCACAAGGGGGCTTTCGTGTTGGTTATAGATGGTTGACTGTCAGTGTTGGTCAATAACGTCCACTTAACTCACCGCCTCTTGTGATCCATTCATGCAGGAGCTCCAGATCACAGAGTCATTACTGAACTGCACCTTATACGTACGGACCCAGTCCATGCTGCATGCACACGAAAAACACACAACCCATGCAAACGCAAAGCAGATTTTAACAGACCCTGTACTTAAAAAAACTGGCTTGTGATAGTATTTTGCAAGAGTGCATTTAGACTCAATGCGTAGGAGGTGAATGCTGACCGCCAGATGGAGCTTCTGCCCTGAAGAATGACCCCAGTGAAGAGCGTTGGTCTCAGAGCATCCAGCTGTAACCATTGCTCCTGATCTTCTCGGTCAGCACACCACGCTCCGTCATACTCATCTCCATCCTGTAACCCCGactacacccatacaccaccccccaccaccatacATGAGAAGATAATAGCACACATCTACATTGTAGACCACATCCTttcgaccacacacacacactcacacgcccaTACACACAAACTCCCAAACCACACTGACGTCCATCATACCATCAAGAAGGTACCACACCCCAAGAAAGCTGACCAACCTGTATGTTAAGGCGTCCTCGGTGGGGGCCTAATCCACTGTTCAACGACGAGGAAGCCTGTAGTTGGTAATCATTTACCCTCAGAGACTCTAGACCCACTGGAGGACAGTCTACAAGAGGCAgggagacagcaggagagacagacagaaagaaggCGGAGGAGTAGAGAGTGACTTATGAGCAATGAAAGGAACAAAACCCTTACTCAGAACCCTGGAGGAGAGGGTCACTCACAACACTTACAACATTTTTGCCTCTCCTGTAAAAAAAGTAATTACTCATCACATAGCTTTAAATTATTTCATTCTCCAAAGTATTTGTTAGACTTAAGAGGTCAAAATTTACTGCACATGGAAAGATTTATTACAGATGACTTTCAGGTTTGATGACCAGCAAGTACAGCAAGCTCTAAAAGGCTATTTTGAAACACATAATAAGTAAATTTTCAGTACTCTGAAAGGCCTTTCCACTATCGATGAAGAAAACACAAATTTCTGGCTTCAGAATTTGCAGCTGGTCAACAACCAAACAGGAACCCATATTGGAGATCATTTTTGTACGATTTCTTTTCGAAAAAAGTATTCATTTCTAGGTATGCCAAAATCTCATATGAATGCAACATAAACCTATCATGTGATCatgtactgtaaataaacaaTGCGGGCGCACATCTGCTTTCTGTGGTGTTTTTGGAAACGTTTTTGCATCTCCTATTGAGAAACCCACTGAtacagtctgtgtgtggtgtaaaCATTGCAGATCAGGCAGATTATCAGGTAACGGTTTGCAGTTTAGCGAAACTTACGGCACTGGCAGAAAACGCATCAGTGACTGAAACCATTTTTACAGACTTATATTAAAAAGCATTAATCTTGGTGCCCAGATTAGTATGCAACAATGCGGTTTCTATCTCGCAAAAAAATGCTGAGCATGATCGATTGTAATCCAAGTTTTTCTGTATCAGAAAACCATTCTGGATTAACTGTTCAGTCAACAAATGTGCAAACAAAGACAACATTAAACTTGCAAACACTGTACGTTAAATATGTTCACTTCATTCTCCAGTTGATTTCATATCTCACAAAGCCCCCCAACCGAACACAGAACAGATCTTTAACTCGCCGGGGACAGTCGCGTATTTAACGGTCTTCTGTCCGCTGTCCGCGTCCTGACCGTCGGAGACATTCCAGCGCGTCTTCTCCAGGCTGACCAACTCGTTGTCATCATCTGTAAAATTATTACGAGAAGATATAAAAATTGATTTTGAATCAGTGTTAGTCACTTTACGTCCGACTGTTTCGTTTTTAAATGATACGGAGATATCTAAGCACACCAGAACTGCCAGACTAATGCATGCAACTGGTCCGAACATCCTGACCCTGATCCAAATAACCTCCTTTTGTGTTCAAGAAGAGTTTAAAAACCCGACACTCCAAGAACTCCTGTAACGTAATACATCTATTACCGTAATGTGTATAGTAGTCCGGCCCAAGCGGTAACGTGATTAGTAGTGTGGGGGGAAATCtcacatttttattattttccaTAATACGTAAAAATATAACACTTTATATGGTAATAACATTGATTACCATTCATACTtttcctatctctctctctgtctctttctttctcttctctctctctctctttctctcccctctctctcgttctctctctctttctctcgttctctctccctctctctttttctctctctccctctctgtctttctctctctttgcaccctgcctggtttatactcgacgtaatcgctgtggctccgcccgtgcgcgagggcctcgcgcgctgacgcggcgcgaggtcgtgcacctctcgaattttgtaacttcgcgcgcgcgccgcgcttcagcgcgatggacaaagtcatgtttgccgggttcatacacctatacaaggtggaattaatgcacttgtacgtcactttaaaggtccatttcaatatttcccagcacgttaaacttaattaagttaaatatttatacatatactcgaaatgaatcgaaataattcgctttttttatcacattatttaatggttgtttattttcaaaacgcccaatcttaacgtcttcacgttctctcatgtttcgtcctggaattacaagaggctcgtatttgttaacgtaatttcaacattttaatgtactttagcctaaattccagcacttttcaaacctgaaacacaaagcaacattaaaatgcgtcaggtaaatgttcattccctttttttttgaggggtgtttctttatactaccacatatagtttcggacaacattgcaaagtcatatttatgtttgatgcctagTGTATATcagagccgtagaaagagagagttgcgaCACTCTGTGATCTCGCCGCTCAGAGGTCACGTGGTTCATGGAGGACCGTATAGTTCCAATCAAACACGAACACTGAATGGTTTTAAACGGGAAAGACATCTGCGGTTACcgtatttctggtaaatattacaacatacagggttgccaacacgcatttgaccgttttcacacgctctcacgccacacttccgatatctcacgacgaaaaaaaatatccagtttatttacctcagaaccacagatgtgattcaatacgttactagctcgctagctctggcgccatccaccggcgatataacacttaatctgCTTTATATCAACTTAATATTTATATCAACtttcaataaatatttattgataTAATTTTTATAGTATCTTTGAACAAAACTAGAGTTACAAATAGCCTGTTGAAGCAGCCTGCACTATTAACGGTTCAGGCATAGATTTATTTAGTCCACAAAACAacactaaaaacacatttaacatttaatacatagatttattctgtagtctacactacaacactaaaataacatcattaaatacataaattaattcattagccacattacaacacaaaaaaaaacctcattaaatacataaattaattcattagccacattacaacacaaaaaaaacctcattaaatacataaattaattcattagccacattacaacactaaaataacattattaaatacataaattaattcatcCCTAACATTTTCGTTTCACATCAAACTTCTACAGAACTTCTACAGATATACTTCTACAGATACTTCTACAGATACAGGAATATTGGGGGAAGTGTTTGACATGCTTAAGCTGAAGGTAGATAGCCTAAATGAGATGGAGAAGGAATGTGTGCTGACTCTTGATGAGATGTCAATCACACCAAGCGTGGAACTGCACCTGGGAACAGGAAAGCTTTATGGGGATGTGACTTTACCTGGCCACACAGGAGAAGCAACGCatgcatgtgtttttatgttgacAGGGAGCACAACACGCTGGAAACAAGTAGTGGCTTACCACTACAGTGGTAACTCCACTGATGGGGCAGTTTATAAACCACTCATTTTAGACATTATTCACAGAGCAGACTCCATAGGGCTACATGTTATTAATATCACCACTGACATGGGCAGCCCTAATCGGGCAATGTGGAAGGCTTTCGGAGTGGACCATAATAAAACATCTATTCCACATCCAGCAAAACCAGACAGAAGGCTATACTTTATGCCAGATGTCCCACATCTAGTTAAGAACTTGAGAAGTGCCCTTGTCCGTGGACAGACGTTTACAATTCCTCCAGATATAGTGGAGAGGGAGAAGCTCTCTTCCTGTGAAGCTTTGATTGGCCCGTTGCAAGATTTGGTGGCTTTTCAAGAGGGGATGACACTAAAAAAGATCACATAAAACCACTCCACTGATGCTCCACTGGTCTGGTCATCACACCACTGgcctaaaaaaaatattttaaatgttatgaTGGTAATAACAATCCTAAGCATCATAcgtaattaaattaaaaaaaagtgtTACTAAATTGTGTTGAGATTATATATAGAGCTGTTGATTGTTGCATCCTGTATAAATAGTGGTCATCCATGTACAAGCAGCTGGTTTTATCACCTGTCACTGAAACACTagctaattaattaatcaaccaAAGAGTAACTTCATTACAATCCAACCATCTTTTCTACTTCAGATAGttaccattaattacaatatgaTCAAATCTATATAGGTATTACTGAATTTAACAATTATCCTAATGACTGAATACTCTGAGGCTAATGCACCGCTAAGCGATTCCTGCTTTTAATAGCATAGCTAATGCTAGCGAAGTGTAATTTAAGCTAACGGCATTTAAAATGCAGAAATAAACTAACAACAAGTGACCACTTAACTATAACAGTAATACTAATCACATATATGGAGGATTATATAGGAAACGATGAATAATTCATTAACTTACCAGAAAAACAGCCGCGGAAATGCTTCAAATATACGCAGTTCAATGCTGGAACTATAGCATGTTTGGAACTATTGGTCTCCCCATGGCACGTTTACTTCCGCATTCCTgaattacactcgccacatatatatatatatgatgtaaatcatgcaatacgtgcaataaaatgagaaaaaaaaacattaaagcagttccagaaaaataagtgagaagtattttaaacttagATTTAAAattgtctaaagtcatggctcttctaatgtttttattcagctacttttgtgtaagagtggcatatacttctgtttaaagagcttctccgtgcagtttccgccttcttttggcagatctgttaagatgattggctgcagtaaaaaatgattgacagctaactctggctgataattggcttaataaaaattgattgacaacgaaagtctagtatctgattggctgcattcgaaaatgattgacacatgctccgccctttatccacgcccaccggggctccggcctgcagcattgcgcgagtgaccatagcgcgtgactccgcccacctcgcgcgaccgtGCGCGAGccgtggaggcgtttatactttcgcgaacgtcgcaagcgtcgctgcagtgttctccgaaacgataggtggcggtaggtggcagtggagaataaaaaacccctgcaaaaccggtgaaagaacatttttacctgacgctACACACGCAAATATGGCTTCCACGAGTGCGCTAGATACCGAGGAACAACTGCTATGTTTATGCTTACTAAAGAGTCAAAAGCGACGAAAGAGAAGATGGTATGTTCGTCCCTCACATTCGGAAAGACGCAGAGACGGCGAGTTCAGCATGCTTGTAAAGCCGATGCGTGTTATGGATGAAGAAATGCACTTTGCTTATTTCCGTATGTCGCCGCATCGGTTTgatgatatttttttttttttttttttttttttttttttttaattttttttttttattggcaATATTCAAATACAATACAGGTATACAAAACAGGTATACAAACATGAGAACAAACGACCAGGGGTgttaattaaacaaaaacatgtaaatAGGTACATATAGAAATTGTCCTTTGAGCCTTTTCATTCGTAGAGTCTGATATTGATTTCACATATAATTCCACATCTTTGATAAAGTGAGGAAAACATGGTGTTTTATTAGCAAATTTGCATTTCTGAATATAAAATTTAGCAAAAAGAATAAgcaaatttattataaaaaaacattttgcatcCTTTCTGGGGAAACTATAGAAGCAAAATAAGACATTTTCCCAGCATAAGGTGAAATTCCTTAAAATGTGGTTATTAATAAATTTACTAAACtccttccaaaacctttgtgtgaAGGAGCAAAGCCAAAAAAGATGTGTTACAGATTCTGGAGGGCCATCACAAAAACTGCAATTAATATTTATGTCTTTTTTAAATTTTGTCATATAGTGCTTAGCAGGGTAGATTTTATGGAGAATTTTAAAAGACACTTCCTTCACCTTGTTtacaattaaatatttattagggATCAACCAAACCATTCTCCAGTGGATATCTGGGACATAACGGTTCCAATAGAATGTTATATATGGACGAGATATGATAATTTCTTGGAATAGCCTGCGTATTCCCTTATTACTCTTCTCGTTCTCCTGTGAAAAGCAGATTTTCCCTATAGGGGATTCAGATAGGTCAGGGAGACTGAGTGGAACAGACAGAGTATAATTAGTGTTTTTCAACAGCATTAAAGTGCCCGAGGGTATCGCATCAATTACCATGGAGAATTCCTGGAGACTAACTGGAAAATTATATAATGAGCAGAATTCACTGTAATTGAGTAAACGTCCTTCCTTATTAACAAGTTGAGCCACTAGTAGGATTCCATTTTGAAGCCAAGCCTCAAAGAAAAGTGACTTGTTTTTAAACAAAATATCTCTGTTGTTCCAGATAATGTATTTGTGTGGGGAGAAGTTGTGTTTATAAATGAGGGTCCACGCTAGGAGTACCTGCTTATGGAAAGAGGAGAGTTTTACAGGAAGTTTCTCAACATTGTAACTACAGTTAAAAATGAAGTTAAGGCCACCAACACGCAGGAAAACATGATATGGTATAAGGTTCCAGATAGAAGTCGGGTTCTTAAAGAAGTGTTTAGCCCAATTAATTTTGAAAGCGTGATTGAGGGTAGAGAAATCCAGAAAATTAAGACCACCTGAATCATAGTTATTCATAACAACAGTTTTTCTAATATAATGTGTACGGTTTTTCCATATAAAATTAAAGAGCATGCAATCAATATCTTTAGCAATTTTGTTATCTAAGTGTAAGGAGAGAGCAGCATATGTTAATCGAGATAATCCTTCAGCTTTAGTGATCAATACTCTACCTTTAAGAGATAAGTCCCTCTGCAGCCACTGGTTTAGTTTATTTTTGGTTTTCTGTATAATTGGTGTAAAGTTTGAAGAGCACCTTAAATTTTGGTCTTTAGAGACTAAAATTCCTAAATAAGAAACTTCTTGTTTAACAGGGATGTTGCAAATAATATTTGCTGGGCTATCTTTAATTGCCAGCAATTCGCACTTGTTCAAATTTAGACATAAACCAGAGGCCTTGGAAAAGGCACTAATCATATCTAAGGCGAGAGGGATCTGGTTTGCATTCCTTAAAAAGATTGTGGTGTCATCAGCCAATTGACTGATTAGAAGCTCTTTATCGGCTATAGTGATTCCTTGTACAGCACTATTGGAGACATGAGTTGCAAGAATTTGTGAACAAAGTAAGAATAAATATGGTGAAATGGGACATCCTTGGCGAATACCTCGTTTCAGGTCAAATCTAGGGGTGGAGCCATATGGCATTTTGATAGAACTATTACTATTGGAGTATAATGTTTTGATAGTGTTACAGAAGAAGGGACCAAAACCAAATTTTTCCAGAGATTGAAAAATGAATTGATGTTCAATTGTATCAAATGCCTTATAGAAGTCCAGCAAGAGAATAAAACTATCATCAGGCAACAAATATGAGTAATCGAGTAGGTCTAGAACTAGTCTGATATTGTTAGAGATGTGCCTATTTCTCATAAAGCCTGACTGTGTCTCATCAATAATTGTGTCCAAAACCTCTGTAATTCTGTTAGTAAGTATTAAAGCTAAAATCTTATAATCATTATTGAGTAAACATGGTTTGATGATATTTTACATCGCATCACGCCGTACATGCACCACGAAAGGACCCACGTAAGCCCAGTTTGTCTAGCTGAACGTTTGGCGGTAACTTTAAGGATCCTTGCATTTGGCAGTAACCAGAAAAGTGTGGCGGCCAGCTACAAATTAGGATCCGCAACGGTGTCCCTGGTCGTGACGGAGGTGTGCCAGGCGATCTGGAAGGCCCTGAGAAAGGACTTTGTCTCTGCACCCAAAGGCAGTGAGTGGACTGATATTGCACGGGAATACTGGAGGGTTTGGAACTTTCCAAACTGCGTAGGCTGCATCGATGGAAAACATGTACAAATCAAAGCTCCACCTAATGCAGGGAGTGACTACTATAATTATAAAGGGACTCATTCCATTGTCCTTATGGCTGTCTGTGATGCAAACTATCGCTTCACAATGGTGGACATAGGCTCATATGGCCGTGAGAGTGACGGTGGGATTTTCAAGAGTAGTGGATTTGGTTCAAGGCTTCTACAGGGGACCCTTGAACTCCCACAGCCTGAACATCTGCCAGGCACAACTACACGACTACCTTACGTGTTCCTGGGAGATGCAGCCTTCCCACTACATGCAAACTTGATGCGCCCATATCCAGGTAGTGTGTTGATTTTCTTTTAACCTTATGAATTATGTTGTACGGTTGAACATATTCCATGACAACTGAATATGCTTTTATTTTGCAGGTGCAATCCTCGACAATGGGCAGAAAGTCTACAATTACAGGCACTCAAGGGCTAGAAGAGTCATTGAAAACTCCTTTGGCATCCTGGCGGCGCGTTGGAGAATTCTGGGACGACCCATTGAATGCTATCCTGACAAGGCAGTCCATATAGTGAAGGCATGTGTGGCCCTTCACAACATGTTGGCCCACACAGATGCAGTGGCATCCCCTGCATCCAAATATATTCCACCAACGTTTGCTGATGGGACAACAGTCACAGGGGAGGTGCTGTTTGGTCAATGGCGAAGTCAGGTGGCTGGGGATAGCAATCTCCTGGACCCAGGACGTCTGAGCTCTGCGAGAGCATCACGGGCAGCCATTGCGGTCAGAAATGACCTGAAGGATTACTTTGTAACGCCACAAGGACTTGTCCCTTGGCAGGAGGCGGTGGTACACAGAGGGATGTTAAATTAACTGCATTCTGCCAtatgtgatttatttttaaacaatttGGACAATAAAAGTGTAATTATTGTATGTGCTAAATTGAACACAGGACAgattatttcaaaataaaatacaataagaACCTGCAATAAGTGTGGTGTGGGTATAagttctttcaaaataaaaataaacctgtaatcagtgtggtgtgggtgggtcatcaaatataaataaaaaataacatcctagatctcaattagtaaaaatctttgaaaacaGTTGAAAATCTCCCATTTCTACATGtcgtctgttccatttgcacaagagcatggattacttggagttacattgtgttgtttaagtgttccctttatttacTTGAGCAGTGTGTATTTTTTTATCACTTCATATAGTACCTGGTGTATCACACTTTATTTCAGGTTTGTAGCCCGGGTGTATTTGCAGATGGGACAGCAGTCACAGGGGAGGAGTCAGTGATACACAGAGGCATGTTAAAATCTGCCATATGtggtttatttttaacatttttggtTTGGCACAGCAGAAACATTTTGGACAATAAAAGTAATTATTGTGCGTGCTAAATTGTGCACAGGTTAGAttatctcaaaataaaatacaataataaaatacaataagAACCTGCAATAAGTGTGGTGTGGGtcattaaatataaatatatacgtacatatatatatatatatatatatatatatatatatatatatatatatatataaagatctatataaatatatatatatatatctgtgtatACACATTTGTGGGTATCATCTATTTTGGGTCATTTTTTGATCTCTTCGAATAGTACCTGGTGTAGCTTAAACTTAACTTCAGCTTTTCTGTCAGGGGGTATTTGCTGCAGCATGTCAACAACTAGGGCACCAAAGTAAGAATCTCCATTGTCTTGCTGCTTGAGTGCCTGTCTCTCCTGGTCAAGCCTCTCAAGCCTTTTAAGGATGG from Brachyhypopomus gauderio isolate BG-103 chromosome 15, BGAUD_0.2, whole genome shotgun sequence encodes the following:
- the cpxm1a gene encoding putative carboxypeptidase X1 isoform X2 is translated as MENNKNVRFPPTLLITLPLGPDYYTHYDDDNELVSLEKTRWNVSDGQDADSGQKTVKYATVPDCPPVGLESLRVNDYQLQASSSLNSGLGPHRGRLNIQSGLQDGDEYDGAWCADREDQEQWLQLDALRPTLFTGVILQGRSSIWRMDWVRTYKVQFSNDSVIWSSCMNGSQEAVFVGNQDQETPVLALFPVPSLAQFIRINPQSWFRNGTICLRAEILGCPITDPDHEYPWEEKRGSTDKLDFRHHNYNEMRKLFKAVNKECPDITRIYTIGKSYTGLKLYVMEISDNPGKHELGEPEFRYVAGMHGNEVLGRELVLNLMQYICHEYRRSNQRIVQLVKNTRIHLLPSMNPDGYEAAYQKGSELSGWSLGRYSFEGIDLNHNFPDLNNIMWDAQELATDKKRVSNHYIAMPEYYTTTNATVAPETRAVISWMQDIPFVLSANLHGGELVVTYPYDCTRDWIPQQDTPTADNDFFRWLAAVYASTNLVMANPDRRICHYEDFQQYNNIINGADWHTVPGSMNDFSYLHTNCFEVTVELSCDKFPHASELPTEWENNKESLLLYMEQVHRGIKGVIRDKDTKQGIANAIIKVAGLDHDIRSAAAGDYWRLLNPGEYKVITWAEGYLPLQRRCTVGSEARPTICDFSLTRTPRERIKQVLARGGKMPRDEALRLRALRLRKLRVSTKILNHRREQQTRRAKAGRK
- the cpxm1a gene encoding putative carboxypeptidase X1 isoform X1; this encodes MFGPVACISLAVLVCLDISVSFKNETVGRKVTNTDSKSIFISSRNNFTDDDNELVSLEKTRWNVSDGQDADSGQKTVKYATVPDCPPVGLESLRVNDYQLQASSSLNSGLGPHRGRLNIQSGLQDGDEYDGAWCADREDQEQWLQLDALRPTLFTGVILQGRSSIWRMDWVRTYKVQFSNDSVIWSSCMNGSQEAVFVGNQDQETPVLALFPVPSLAQFIRINPQSWFRNGTICLRAEILGCPITDPDHEYPWEEKRGSTDKLDFRHHNYNEMRKLFKAVNKECPDITRIYTIGKSYTGLKLYVMEISDNPGKHELGEPEFRYVAGMHGNEVLGRELVLNLMQYICHEYRRSNQRIVQLVKNTRIHLLPSMNPDGYEAAYQKGSELSGWSLGRYSFEGIDLNHNFPDLNNIMWDAQELATDKKRVSNHYIAMPEYYTTTNATVAPETRAVISWMQDIPFVLSANLHGGELVVTYPYDCTRDWIPQQDTPTADNDFFRWLAAVYASTNLVMANPDRRICHYEDFQQYNNIINGADWHTVPGSMNDFSYLHTNCFEVTVELSCDKFPHASELPTEWENNKESLLLYMEQVHRGIKGVIRDKDTKQGIANAIIKVAGLDHDIRSAAAGDYWRLLNPGEYKVITWAEGYLPLQRRCTVGSEARPTICDFSLTRTPRERIKQVLARGGKMPRDEALRLRALRLRKLRVSTKILNHRREQQTRRAKAGRK